One window of Neisseria subflava genomic DNA carries:
- the hpnC gene encoding squalene synthase HpnC codes for MSVNHYENFPVGSIVLPRRLRKPIHAVYAFARTADDIADEGNAEAAERLRQLDELKAELDRIAQGGKPQTALMQRLYNEAIEPFQLPLQPFYDLLAAFSQDVLKTRYENFGELIAYCRLSANPVGRIMLHLYGQTDEVSMAQSDGICTALQLINFWQDVAVDWQKGRVYIPQEDLQKFKVSEEQIAAGKADFAFQRLMAHECQRAFQMLKAGSPLGKTLKGRIGFELRMIIVGGQLILQKLDGCKYDVFNQRPLLDKKDWMIIIKRALMKK; via the coding sequence ATGTCAGTCAATCATTACGAAAACTTCCCTGTCGGCTCCATTGTGCTGCCGCGCCGTTTGCGCAAGCCGATTCACGCCGTTTACGCTTTTGCACGGACGGCGGACGATATTGCCGACGAAGGTAATGCCGAAGCAGCCGAACGCCTGCGCCAACTGGATGAGCTGAAGGCAGAGTTAGACCGCATTGCACAAGGCGGGAAACCGCAAACGGCATTGATGCAGCGTTTGTACAACGAAGCGATTGAGCCGTTTCAATTGCCGTTGCAGCCGTTTTATGATTTGCTGGCGGCGTTCAGTCAGGATGTGCTCAAAACCCGTTATGAAAACTTTGGCGAATTGATTGCCTATTGCCGCTTGTCCGCCAATCCGGTGGGGCGCATTATGCTGCATTTGTACGGGCAAACCGATGAAGTGAGCATGGCGCAAAGCGACGGCATTTGTACTGCCTTACAGCTGATTAATTTCTGGCAGGATGTGGCGGTAGATTGGCAGAAAGGTCGCGTGTACATCCCTCAGGAAGATTTGCAGAAGTTCAAAGTCAGCGAAGAGCAGATTGCGGCCGGCAAAGCCGACTTTGCTTTTCAACGACTGATGGCGCACGAGTGCCAACGTGCTTTTCAAATGCTGAAGGCCGGATCGCCGTTGGGCAAAACCCTCAAAGGACGAATCGGTTTTGAGCTGCGCATGATTATTGTCGGCGGTCAGTTGATTTTGCAGAAGCTGGACGGTTGCAAATATGATGTGTTTAACCAGCGGCCGCTGTTGGATAAGAAAGACTGGATGATTATCATCAAACGGGCT